Sequence from the Erythrobacter insulae genome:
ACCGGATCGAGCAGGCTGGTGTTGGCCCGGCCCGTACGAAGACCCGAAAGATCACTCTTCAGCGCCTCAACGGCGCCGTTCATGCGGCGCTCAATATCGGCCTTCTCATATTGCGGCATGGCTTACGCTTCCTTCTGTACTATCGTCTGAGTGCCCTCGCCCGAAAGGACGGTAGCAACATTGCCTTTTTCACGGATCGAGAACACCACTATCGGAATGTCGTTCTCGCGGCAAAGCGCAACTGCAGTTGCATCCATTACCTTTAGATTTGCTGACAGCACCTGATCATACGAAATCGTTTCAAAGCGTTTCGCGTTGGGATTGTGCTTTGGATCGCTATCATAAACGCCGTCCACGCTAGTGCCTTTAAGCAGCGCGTCGCAATTCATCTCTGCCGCGCGAAGAGCGGCGCCGGTATCGGTGGTGAAGAATGGGTTGCCTGTACCGGCCGCAAAGATAACGATGCGCCCTTTTTCCAGGTGCCGTTCGGCCCGGCGGCGAATATAGGGTTCGCACACACTGCTCATCGGAATAGCCGACTGCACGCGCGTCGGCACGCCCTGCTGCTCAAGCGCGTTTTGCATGGCCAGCGCGTTCATGACCGTCGCCAGCATACCCATATAATCGCCCGTGGTCCGGTCCAGACCGCGCGCCGCGCCTGCGACACCGCGGAATATGTTACCGCCTCCGATCACAAGGCAGACCTCAAGGCCTGTCGCCTGCGCGGCTTTCACTTCTTCTGCAAGACGCGCAACATAGGCCGGATCGATCCCGTATTCCTGTTCTCCCATCAAAACCTCTCCCGAAAGTTTCAGAAGAACGCGCTTGATTTTTGGAAGAGCCATGGTGTCAGGTCACTCGTGTCTGGAATAATCGCTGACCCGCCCTTATCCGGCACACACCGCGCTGCCAAGAGGGCGCTGGTCAAATAGGGCGAAACAATGCTGCGAACATTGATAATACTGGTTCTTGTGGTCACGGCGGCAGCGGGCGCAAAGGTATGGCATGACACAATGCGCGATCCCGTGGTTCAGCGCCTTTCGATTGTCAGCAAAGCGCTTGATCCGGGAACCGCGCCGATCACGATTGCGCTCTTGGCCGATATCCATGTTGCAGGGCCGGATATGCCACCATCGCGGCTAAACCGTATCGTCGGCCAAGTGAACGCATTGCAGCCAGACCTTGTCGCGATTGCAGGCGACTTGATTAGCGAAAAACGCACCGCAACGCATGTCTACACACCCGAAGAAATTGTTGCGCCGCTTGGGAAAGTGAATGCGCCGCTTGGCGTGGTCATTGTGCCGGGCAACCATGATCACTGGTCAGATTGGTCGGCATTGCGCAAACAGATCGCAAAGCACCCTCACCTGACTGTGCTGGCCAACAGCGCCGCACAATTCGGCCCGCTTGCCGTGGGCGGCTCGGACGACGCATTCACCGGCAGAGATGATCTGGAGGCGACATTCGGGGCAATGGCGCCTTTAACCGGTCCGCGTATTGTCGTCACACACAGCCCGGACATTTTCCCTCAGGTGCCGGTCGATGTGGACCTTACCCTCGCCGGGCACACGCATTGCGGACAGATCGCCTATCCGCGGGGCGGAGCGCCCGCCACCATGTCAGATTATGGCGATCTGTATTCATGCGGAGTCAGCCGGCAGCATGGCAAGACAATGGTGACCAGCGCGGGACTTGGCACAAGTTTGCTCCCGATCCGCCTGTTCACTGCGCCGGAAGTCTGGCTGATAGAAATACGGCCGCCGCAGCGGTGAGCTGCGGCGGCCGTTACTTCTGATTGACAGTGAAGCCTTAGCCGCCGACGGCAGCTGCCACTTCTGCTGCGAAATCGCTCTCTTCTTTTTCGATGCCTTCGCCAAGCTGGTAACGGACGTAATCGGTCAGCTTGACCGAGCCGCCATTATCCTTGCCGAATTTGGTAACGACGTCTTCGACGGACGATTTGTTGTCCATCACGAACATCTGGCTGAGAAGGGCGTTCTCTTTCGCGAACTTCTTGATTGCGCCTTCGACCATTTTTTCTTGCACATTTTCAGGCTTGCCGCTTTCGGCAGCCTTTTCCTGTGCGATGGCGCGCTCGCGCTCGATCACATCCGCGTCGAGGCCGTCTGCGTTGAGAGCTTGCGGGAACATTGAAGCGATGTGCATGGCAAGCTGTTTACCGAACGGTTCGAGCACGTCAGCGCCAAGGTCGCTTTCCAACGCAACCAGAACGCCGATCTTGCCAAGTCCTTCGGCAGCCGCGTTGTGGACGTAAGAAACAACGGCGCCGTGCGGCACGGAAACGTTCTTGATCCGGCGAATCTGCTGGTTTTCACCGATGGTTGCGACGTTATCGGTCAGCTTCTCGGCAACAGTGCCGCCTGTTGGATAATCGGCTGCCTTCAGCGCTTCGACATCGTCTGCGCCAAGGGTGAGAGCGACGCCGGTCGTGCTGCGAACGAAATCCTGAAACTTGTCGTTTTTCGCGACAAAATCGGTTTCCGAGTTCACTTCAACCGCAACGCCTTTTGTGCCTTCGACAGCAACGCCGACAAGACCTTCAGCCGCAGTACGGCTGGATTTCTTCTGAGCGGTCGCAAGACCCTTGGCACGCAGTGCATCGACAGCAGCTTCGATATCGCCGCCCGCTTCGGTCAGCGCCTTTTTGGCGTCCATCATGCCTGCGCCGGTTTTCTCGCGCAGTTTCTTCACATCGGCGATAGAGAAATCAGCCATGGGAATTTCCTTTGTAAGGTTGTGGGCGCCGGGCCCAGTCAGGGTAAGCCCGGCGCGCTGTTATAAGATTGTGACGCGCACTTTACGCGCATCGATACAATTTATGCTTGGGCAGCTTCGGCAGGCGGGTTGGCCATTGCGCCAACGTCTTCGCCTGAATCGGCAATCGCGCCGCCTTTGCCAACGGTCGATGCATCAGCAATCGCCTGGCAATACAGACGGATTGCGCGGCTCGCATCGTCATTACCTGGTACAGGAAACGCAATGCCGGTTGGATCGACGTTGGTATCCAGCACGGCAATCACCGGGATACCCAGAACTGCGGCTTCTTTAATAGCCAGGTCTTCTTTGTTGGCATCAATCACAAACATGACATCAGGAATGCCGCCCATGTCGCGGATACCGCCAAGCGAAAGCTCCAGCTTGTCACGCTCACGCGTCAGCTGAAGAACTTCTTTCTTGGTGAGGCCGCTGGTCTCGCCCGAAAGCTGTTCTTCAAGCGTCTTGAGACGCTTGATCGAACCGCTGATGGTTTTCCAGTTGGTCAGCATCCCGCCGAGCCAACGGTGGTTTACAAAGTGCTGGCCCGAAGAGCGCGCAGCTTCTGCGATAGGCTCTTGAGCTTGACGCTTGGTGCCGACGAACAGAACCTTGCCGCCCGAACGAACAGTCTGCTCAACGAAATCGAGCGCGCGTGCGAACAGCGGAACCGTTTGCGACAGGTCGAGAATGTGAACACCGTTGCGGTTGCCGAAAATGTACGGCTTCATCCGCGGGTTCCAGCGGTGGGTCTGGTGGCCGAAGTGTGCGCCGGCCTCAATCAATTGCTGCATCGTGACGGTAGTGGCCGCCATAGGTAATTCCTTTCCGGTTGGTCCTCTGAAAAGCTTGGAACTGCTGGCGGAGATCCCGCTGGCAGCACCGGTATGAAGCGCTTTCCATGTGAATTTCGCGGCCCCGACAGACCGACGATTCGGTCAGGCACGACTGCGATGAGCGGCGCTTACCCGCCTTCGCCCACAAAATCTAGTGGAATTACGATAACAGGAACACAAGTGGAACAAATCTCTTGACTAGGGAGAACACTTATAGAACAAAGGCTGCAGAACAAAGATCGAACGCCGGAGCTTACCCGATGATTGCAATGACCCTGACAGCCCTGATTACAGCGATTGCAATTGCGACTGCGATCACTCTTGTCGATTGCTGGCTACGCGCCCGGTCGGCCTATGCGTCTCTTAAACGCCAAAGTGCATTGGCGAAGGCGGGTTTTGTGCCGCAGGTAGAGGCTCGGATTGTCAGACTCCGTCCAACAACGCCCCGGCCTGCTGGGGCTACGCGTCCGTTTGCGCGGCGTCTACCGAGCCAGTCCGATGTTCCTGTTCCCGCGCTCGGCGCCGCTTGATCGATCCATATTTCACCAACGCATAAGGCATCAGCAACAGGTATCCTGCGCTGATCACGGTAAGCGACCACCATGGTTCCAGAATCAAAGCAGCAAAACCAATTCCTGTAAAAGCGATTAGGCCCAGGCGAATACCCCGGCGGGGCCGTATCGCCAGCCAGCTTAATGTTGCCATGTTCGAAATCAGCAACATCGCGATCAGCGTCAGCCAGACCGACAGCAAGATCGGATCGCGAAATTGCTCTATGCCGGTCGCTGTCCAAAGGTAAAATGGCATAAAGGCCAAGCAAGCACCGACCGGCGCCGGAACGCCTGTCAAAAATCCAGCCGATTTGTGTGGCTGCTCGTCCACATCGATTTGCGCGTTGAAACGGGCCAATCGCAGCGCACAGCAGATCGCGAATGCCAGTGCCGCGAACCAACCGAAATTTCGCAAATCCTGCAATGACCACATGTATAAAATGATCGCAGGTGCCATTCCAAAGGATAGCGAATCTGCAAGACTATCCAGTTCCGCACCAAAGCGCGATTGCGCATTGAGCAGGCGCGCAATTCGTCCGTCGATCCCATCCAGAATACCGGCCAGCAAAACTGCGAGAATGGCAAACGCCCATTGCCCTTCAATCGCGAAACGGATGCCAGTCAGCCCGGAACACAGCGCCGCAGCTGTTATGGCGTTCGGCAGCATCGCCCGAAGGCTTATACCGCGTGCATCCGGCACATCTTTCGCTTCCTCACCCTCGGCCGCTTTTGGGCCAAGACGAGCACTATGAGAGCGCACCGCTTTGGGTAAATGCGGTTTCTTCAAAGGGCTCTCTTGCTGCGCAGGATCACTGCGCAATGCCCTCTAACAGCCCTTGGGATGCCCCAACGTCGGCAAGGATCGTCTCACCCGCGATACAACGCTGACCCAATAGAACTTTTGGCTCGGTGCCTGCCGGAAGATAGACATCGACCCGGCTACCAAACCGGATAAGGCCGACCCGTTGCCCGACAGCTACAGTGTCACCGGGCTTTACAAACGGAATAATCCGCCGCGCTACGAGGCCCGCGATCTGCGTAAATCCGATCGCAACACCATCGGTCCGCTCGATCAGGATATGCTGACGCTCGTTCTCTTCGCTCGCCTTGTCCAGATCGGCATTCATGAATTTGCCGGGAATATACACGAGCCGCCGAACCGTACCGGCGATAGGCGCGCGGTTGATGTGAACATCAAACACGCTCATAAAAATCGACACGCGCGTAACCGGACCTGCGGCTAGGCCGGGGAAGCCCGATCCGTCGTCTATCTGCAATTCGGCTGGTGGTTCGACCTGAGTGATCAAAGATACCAGACCATCAGCGGGGGCAACAATCGCGCTTTCAGCTTGCGGCACAACGCGCTCTGGATCACGGAAGAATGCAAACACGCCGATTGAAAGCAACAGCATCGGCCAGCCGATGATCTCCCAATCGAGCACGAGCAACGGCACAAGACTGATCGCAATCGCGATCACCCCGTATTTACGCCCTTCGGGATGGATCGGCGGCCAGCTCCAGCCAGCTTCGCCGCGTCCTTGATTATCGAGAATTTCGCCTGCCATGCATTGCCATCTAGGGTTTCAATCGCTGCCCCGCAAGCGACCTCATGCGCGATACATCAGCAAATACCCGACTTCTATCGAATCACCTGCCAGCTTCAGGAGGCATAATGCGGCACCAGAACATGTGCGGGCGCTTCACAACTTAGTAAGATATTTACCCTAATTCACGCCGGTAATGGACAACGCGATAGACATTTCGGGCGAAAGCCAACCGGTGCAAAATCTCGCAGCCCGATTGCTCGGAGAGATGCCGATCTATGTGATCGGCGTGGCAATCATGGCACTTTGTATCGGCCTGCTGCTATCACAAGGGGTATCCCCCAGCGTCAGCGGTGTGATCGAAAATGCCCGGATTTTCGGGATGTTCGTGATGATCCTTGTCGCTTTTGACGCCGCCTGGCAGCTCAATCGCAACCGGCCCAAAAGCCCGACAGCCTTTCTTAAAGACCGCTACACAGCCCAACCTTTGTGGAATGTAATTCTTAGCGGTCTGCCAATGATGGCAATCGCAATCATCGCCCTGCCCTTCTTTTCAAAGATGAAGTCGGCCATTCCGCTGTTCAATGAATATACGTGGGATCAGAGTTTCATCGAATGGGATCAGGCGATTTTTTTCGGATATGACGCATGGCAAGTCATGCAGCCAGTGCTCGGTTTTCCTGTCGTCACCGCCTTCCTCGCCTTTCTGTACCATATCTGGTTCCTGCTGCTGTATCCCGGCGTCATGTTTTTCGCGTTCTACCGGATGGATAGCACGCTGCGCCGCCAATTCTTTCTGACCTACATGCTCAGCTGGTCCCTGATCGGCGGTGCGATGGCGACATGGCTTGCCTCGGTCGGTCCGGTGTTTCTTGAACCGATGCTGGGCAACGGCCATTTCAACGCTCAAATGGCGTATCTCAATGCCGCGAATGAACAGATCCCGATCATGACATTGCGCGTTCAAGGGCTGTTGCTAGAATGGCACGGCGCATCATCGAGCGGTCTGGGCAGCGGCATTACCGCCATGCCGAGCATGCACTGCGCCATCGCCTTCATCTACTGGCTCGCAGTGCGCCACATCCACAAAGGCTGGGGCATGTTTTTCGGCGCGTTCTTTATCATCACATGGATCAGCAGCGTTCACCTCGCCTATCATTATGCGGTGGATGGGCTGGTCTCTTTGATCGCGGTCGCGGTCATCTGGTGGGCCGCGCGTTACATTATCGCGGCATGGGATAGCGTCGCGGAGCGTCAGGCAACCTTGCGCACAAACACCGTGCCAGCTGAATAACCCGCACCAAAGCTGCAAATCAGCCCGGTATCCCCGGCTTTCAAATCATCGCTATTCAAGTGAAAGGCGATGATTGAGCCTGCGCTGGATGTATTGCCATAGGTGTCGAGCACAGTCGGGCTTTCGTCGTCGTTCGCTTCATGGCCCAGCACTCTTTGGGCGATAAGGCGGTTCATCCCGGCATTCGCCTGATGCAGCCAAAGCCGCCTCAAGCTTGCCGGGTCCATCGCAAGCCGCTCTGCTTCGTCAACGATCATCTGCGCAACCATCGGGACGACTTCTTTGAAGACCTTCCGACCCTCCTGCACAAACAGCTTATCCGCGCCATCGGCATTCTCGGGCGCAGCGCGATTGAGAAAACCGAAATTATTGCGGATATTGTTCGAAAACACCGTCTTGAGTTTCGTGCCGAGGATTTCCCAATGGGTTTCCGGCGCGATCCCGGCATCTTCGACCAAAACCGCCGTGGCTACATCGCCAAAGATGAAGTGGCTGTCGCGGTCGCGCCAATTGAGATGGCCCGACGTGATCTCCGGGCTGACGACAAGCA
This genomic interval carries:
- the pyrH gene encoding UMP kinase, coding for MALPKIKRVLLKLSGEVLMGEQEYGIDPAYVARLAEEVKAAQATGLEVCLVIGGGNIFRGVAGAARGLDRTTGDYMGMLATVMNALAMQNALEQQGVPTRVQSAIPMSSVCEPYIRRRAERHLEKGRIVIFAAGTGNPFFTTDTGAALRAAEMNCDALLKGTSVDGVYDSDPKHNPNAKRFETISYDQVLSANLKVMDATAVALCRENDIPIVVFSIREKGNVATVLSGEGTQTIVQKEA
- the tsf gene encoding translation elongation factor Ts — protein: MADFSIADVKKLREKTGAGMMDAKKALTEAGGDIEAAVDALRAKGLATAQKKSSRTAAEGLVGVAVEGTKGVAVEVNSETDFVAKNDKFQDFVRSTTGVALTLGADDVEALKAADYPTGGTVAEKLTDNVATIGENQQIRRIKNVSVPHGAVVSYVHNAAAEGLGKIGVLVALESDLGADVLEPFGKQLAMHIASMFPQALNADGLDADVIERERAIAQEKAAESGKPENVQEKMVEGAIKKFAKENALLSQMFVMDNKSSVEDVVTKFGKDNGGSVKLTDYVRYQLGEGIEKEESDFAAEVAAAVGG
- a CDS encoding beta-ketoacyl-ACP synthase III, with protein sequence MQLTHRPVISSTGLFTPKEVITNEELVASFNAFVDRHNAKNAAAIAAGTAEALSHSSVEFIEKASGIKARHVMAKEPVLDPATMSPRWEERTNDELSMMAEIGLAAAKQALERAGRDAGDVDAVLCAASNMERPYPAMAIEIQQALGIDGFAFDMNVACSSATFGIQTAADYIRAGHAKSVLVVSPEITSGHLNWRDRDSHFIFGDVATAVLVEDAGIAPETHWEILGTKLKTVFSNNIRNNFGFLNRAAPENADGADKLFVQEGRKVFKEVVPMVAQMIVDEAERLAMDPASLRRLWLHQANAGMNRLIAQRVLGHEANDDESPTVLDTYGNTSSAGSIIAFHLNSDDLKAGDTGLICSFGAGYSAGTVFVRKVA
- a CDS encoding CDP-alcohol phosphatidyltransferase family protein, translating into MPDARGISLRAMLPNAITAAALCSGLTGIRFAIEGQWAFAILAVLLAGILDGIDGRIARLLNAQSRFGAELDSLADSLSFGMAPAIILYMWSLQDLRNFGWFAALAFAICCALRLARFNAQIDVDEQPHKSAGFLTGVPAPVGACLAFMPFYLWTATGIEQFRDPILLSVWLTLIAMLLISNMATLSWLAIRPRRGIRLGLIAFTGIGFAALILEPWWSLTVISAGYLLLMPYALVKYGSIKRRRAREQEHRTGSVDAAQTDA
- a CDS encoding phosphatase PAP2 family protein; translation: MDNAIDISGESQPVQNLAARLLGEMPIYVIGVAIMALCIGLLLSQGVSPSVSGVIENARIFGMFVMILVAFDAAWQLNRNRPKSPTAFLKDRYTAQPLWNVILSGLPMMAIAIIALPFFSKMKSAIPLFNEYTWDQSFIEWDQAIFFGYDAWQVMQPVLGFPVVTAFLAFLYHIWFLLLYPGVMFFAFYRMDSTLRRQFFLTYMLSWSLIGGAMATWLASVGPVFLEPMLGNGHFNAQMAYLNAANEQIPIMTLRVQGLLLEWHGASSSGLGSGITAMPSMHCAIAFIYWLAVRHIHKGWGMFFGAFFIITWISSVHLAYHYAVDGLVSLIAVAVIWWAARYIIAAWDSVAERQATLRTNTVPAE
- a CDS encoding phosphatidylserine decarboxylase; translation: MAGEILDNQGRGEAGWSWPPIHPEGRKYGVIAIAISLVPLLVLDWEIIGWPMLLLSIGVFAFFRDPERVVPQAESAIVAPADGLVSLITQVEPPAELQIDDGSGFPGLAAGPVTRVSIFMSVFDVHINRAPIAGTVRRLVYIPGKFMNADLDKASEENERQHILIERTDGVAIGFTQIAGLVARRIIPFVKPGDTVAVGQRVGLIRFGSRVDVYLPAGTEPKVLLGQRCIAGETILADVGASQGLLEGIAQ
- a CDS encoding metallophosphoesterase; the encoded protein is MLRTLIILVLVVTAAAGAKVWHDTMRDPVVQRLSIVSKALDPGTAPITIALLADIHVAGPDMPPSRLNRIVGQVNALQPDLVAIAGDLISEKRTATHVYTPEEIVAPLGKVNAPLGVVIVPGNHDHWSDWSALRKQIAKHPHLTVLANSAAQFGPLAVGGSDDAFTGRDDLEATFGAMAPLTGPRIVVTHSPDIFPQVPVDVDLTLAGHTHCGQIAYPRGGAPATMSDYGDLYSCGVSRQHGKTMVTSAGLGTSLLPIRLFTAPEVWLIEIRPPQR
- the rpsB gene encoding 30S ribosomal protein S2; its protein translation is MAATTVTMQQLIEAGAHFGHQTHRWNPRMKPYIFGNRNGVHILDLSQTVPLFARALDFVEQTVRSGGKVLFVGTKRQAQEPIAEAARSSGQHFVNHRWLGGMLTNWKTISGSIKRLKTLEEQLSGETSGLTKKEVLQLTRERDKLELSLGGIRDMGGIPDVMFVIDANKEDLAIKEAAVLGIPVIAVLDTNVDPTGIAFPVPGNDDASRAIRLYCQAIADASTVGKGGAIADSGEDVGAMANPPAEAAQA